The following proteins are co-located in the Paludibaculum fermentans genome:
- a CDS encoding MFS transporter, which yields MMGLGASSAGGVQTKVRFRVLAMLVLLAGITYLDRVCISVTAPRMSADLGLSRMQMSFVFGAFTLAYAIFEIPTGLWGDKVGTRRVLTRIVTWWSSFTMLTAGVFSFPSLLGTRFLFGAGEAGAWPNVARTLSRWFPQRERGTAQGIFFMGAHLGGGVTPLLVTALLVHFHWRALFLIFGSIGFLWAIAWRYWFRDEPHEHSAVSPGECEYIETGRAISAGHSLERGGWKRLLLNPSVLALCAMYFTQTYGFTFYVTWLPTYLESSRGFSAGLLGIFAGLPLTLSVLADLFGGITTDRLTAKLGLRVGRAAVGGVSLACAGMFLIAGTMAPNPLVGATFIALAAASSNFLLGASWGAAVDIGGPHAGMVSAAMNTSGQIGGFLSPIILAYGVDHYGSWMGPLYLTGALYLAGAVCWVWVDASRPID from the coding sequence ATGATGGGCTTGGGGGCGTCGTCAGCCGGCGGGGTGCAGACGAAGGTCCGGTTCCGGGTGCTGGCCATGCTCGTTCTGCTGGCAGGCATTACGTACCTGGACCGGGTTTGTATTTCGGTGACGGCTCCGCGGATGAGCGCGGATCTGGGGTTGAGCCGGATGCAGATGAGCTTCGTGTTCGGAGCGTTCACCCTCGCCTATGCCATCTTTGAGATTCCGACGGGGCTGTGGGGCGACAAGGTGGGAACGCGCCGGGTTCTGACGCGAATCGTGACCTGGTGGTCGTCCTTCACGATGCTGACGGCCGGGGTGTTTAGCTTCCCGTCGCTGCTGGGGACGCGGTTTCTGTTCGGCGCCGGCGAGGCCGGGGCGTGGCCGAACGTGGCGCGGACGCTGTCGCGCTGGTTCCCGCAACGGGAGCGCGGGACGGCGCAGGGTATCTTCTTTATGGGCGCGCACCTGGGCGGGGGTGTGACTCCGCTGCTGGTGACGGCCCTGCTGGTCCACTTCCACTGGCGGGCGCTGTTCCTGATCTTTGGCTCGATTGGGTTCCTTTGGGCGATTGCGTGGCGGTACTGGTTCCGGGACGAGCCGCATGAGCACTCCGCGGTGAGTCCGGGGGAGTGCGAGTACATTGAGACGGGCCGGGCGATCTCGGCGGGTCACTCGCTGGAGCGGGGCGGCTGGAAGCGGCTGCTGTTGAATCCAAGCGTGTTAGCGCTGTGCGCGATGTACTTCACACAGACGTACGGGTTCACGTTCTATGTGACCTGGCTGCCGACCTATCTGGAATCGTCGCGCGGTTTTTCGGCCGGGCTGTTGGGGATCTTTGCGGGACTGCCGCTGACCTTGAGTGTGCTGGCGGATCTGTTTGGCGGAATTACCACGGACCGGTTGACGGCGAAGTTGGGGCTCCGTGTGGGGCGGGCGGCGGTGGGTGGAGTGTCGCTGGCTTGTGCCGGCATGTTTCTGATTGCGGGGACGATGGCTCCGAATCCGCTGGTGGGGGCGACGTTCATTGCGCTGGCGGCGGCATCGTCGAACTTCCTGCTGGGTGCGAGTTGGGGCGCGGCGGTGGACATTGGGGGTCCGCACGCGGGGATGGTGTCGGCGGCGATGAACACCTCCGGCCAGATTGGCGGGTTTTTGAGCCCGATCATCCTGGCGTACGGGGTGGATCATTACGGCAGTTGGATGGGTCCGCTGTACCTGACAGGGGCGCTTTACCTGGCGGGAGCGGTGTGTTGGGTGTGGGTGGATGCGTCCCGTCCGATTGATTGA